The sequence CAAAGCATTTAAGACTATCATATAGGCATATGAGAGATCACATTTCCATTATGTTCCACTCTAAGACACCTTTGAAAGAGAGATCAAAGACAACGAGAAGAGGACACAGATCCGGTTTAGAACCCTTAGTGAAATGCTCAAACCCGTAGAAACCTGATATGATATTGATCCTTAAAACCTTTATATTCGCTTTATCTGGtccttaattttcaaaaagaacTAATTCAAACCATAGAGATCTCAATTAAAGCACAAaccttttttggtaaaattaaatCACAAACCTTGATAGCCATAGAACCCCAAACCAAAGAATAGATCAAATTCTTTGCCAGAAGAATAAGTGACGAGATCATCGGTTAGTCGCACTCTCCATATATAGCCGCCCTAGCTAAATTTCTAAACGAATATTCATGTCTAATTTTATAATCagtaattataatttatataatgcGATAGTTAAAAATGCTCTTAGTGACCTGTAATTTTTAACTAGATATTCTTATACGACATGGATATAGACTTAGAATCGAACCATGATatttttttagctttttttaGATCACCAACAGTACTGGAGCGAGACGTCTGTTCTATTTCTTCACAAAACTGATGCACAACTGCCAGAACAAATATTTCTtgcatagatatatataaatatatatttcttttataacatcgCGATTCTATTCTTTAGTTACTAATACAACAAGTTTGTAGTTATCTaacaaatatgaatattaaCTGTACTATTATGTAGTTTGATAAGAGTATATTAAATTAATGTAGTAGCGACTACATATTTCTTCACTTTTATGACAACAATTTTGGTTTGGAGATAGTTCTGATCAGATTAGAGCCAAAATGTATTCAGCTCAATTAAGCTGGAGATGTTTTGTTTCCATTTCGTTACTAAAAATTAAGCCAATGCGATTAATTAATGCTTACAACAAAATACTAAAACTTGTTGTTTTCCGTGAGATTTTATCATTTTACTTTGCTGTTTTCGATAAACGTATAAGCCCGACAGAACAACAACACCGATTGAAGCTTTTGTTAATCAAATTCGAAAGAAACGTTGTACAAACGAAGGTAAGGAAGAACAATAAAGTGAAAGGGGAACGAACGTGCCGATTACACAAACAAACCCATTATTGCATGAGAACGTTACACAGTGTAACTGTGTTGTTTTCAGTGAGATCGTATCATTTTACCTTGCTTTTTTCGATACACATATAAGCCCGACATAGACAACAACACCGATTTGAagcttttattaataaaattcgAACGAAACGTTTTACAAACGAAGGTAAGGAAGAACAATGAAGTAAAAGGGCAACGAACATGGCGATTACACACACAAACCCATTATTGCATGAGAACGTTACACTCATCATTTTATTCAATCGAAGGAAGTTACAAATACAAAAGAAATCACCAGTTAAAAAGCAAAAGACGACAGGCAACACGTTCAACCTTGATTTTTTTCGGTATGTCTTCAGATATTTCATACGTATTCAACTTACGGGCATAAGAAACTTGGTGGAGCAAATCTGCTACAAGCATTGAAAAGTGCACTGATATCGATGGGAAGGTGAACGTTGATGCTAAGAACGTTAACGTCGAGCAcggtacagagacagactgcAGCCTCAAGGTCAGCGAAGCCTGCAATTAGCGAGCAGCACCGCGGTACTGGTGGCGGTGGGTTTCCTAATGTTAAGTCAATTGCATTGAGCATATTTGTGCAAGCACCGATCTGAAGGGAATTTCTAGGACAAGTGCCTTGAGCAGAAGTGTAAGTGAAGAAGAGgaggttaaggaaaaggaagagTGCAAGAGAGGTTCTTGGAGCCACTTGTTTGTGTACCagaaaaactgaaacaaaatctCAGGAAGTAGTAGTGTCTTTATATTCTTTGAGAAGGGTGGAGATAAATTATGGGGTTATAGTGGATAACTAAACTAAATTGTTTGAGTATTAAAAATACACCAGAAAGACACATTATTGTATCAGTTCAAAAAGACATTATTGTAATGTATTGCATTTTACTATTTTGTATTACCAAAAAGTAGTTTTCCTTGGAACCCTAAAataagagttattcttgggttcgcCGCCTAACCAATAGGATTTcgtatttgatatctttttaaaaaggaaactaaatattatcaagttatattatgtttttaaaataaaaaagataaaaataatagtagttacaaaaagacgaatttttcaaaaaatatatttttaacgtcatcagcaaaacactaaaccctaaatactaaaccctaaacccttgggtaaaccctaaaccgttggataaatcctaaactctaaaccaaaaacataaaacgctaaaccctaaacccaaaatcctaaacccttgagtgttttagtgtttagttttttctgatttagagtttaggatttattcaagggtttagggtttacccaagggtttatgatttaaccaaaggtttagggtttaagtttTACAGTTTAGgattttgggtttaagatttattgttttgttgacgacgttaaaaatattttttaagaaaatatttttttctgcaactactattatttttatttatttattttttactttttattttaaaaacataatactccctctgttttttattgtaagtagtttaagtaaaaattttttgtttcaaaatataagtagttttcataattttatgtaactttttcttttattaggTGTAGTGTtaccaatcaaataatatatacttattttatgtttggtttAACTACAcctaatttatatatcaaatgctACTTTTGGACAAATTAATAAGTTTCTTAATATTTGTTCATTCATCTAAAACtacttataataaaaaacagagggagtataattttaaaatattttgtttcttttttaaaaagatatcgaatataaaataacacaatcctattggttagTGAACCTAGAGGTTGTATGTTGTATGTCATACTAATGTACGCTGCAATTCATCATATCCTTAGGGATTGCGAGAGGAGCAGGGTGGTAAAGTATAGCAGGATATGCAAGCATAGGATCATATTATCTGGTTGGAATACCTGTGGGTTCAGTCTTATGTTTTGTTGGTATACCTGTGGGTTCAGTCTTATGTTTTGTTGCGAAATTGAGAGGGAAAGGACTTTGGTTTGGTATATTGTTAGGCTGCTTTTTCCAAACGGTGGTTCTTGCTCTTGTCACTTTTTTCACCAATTGGGAGCAAGAGGTATACTTTTCATTCTCTAGTTACTTATCTTCATCATtctcttataaattataattaatgttttgaaCTTTATCGCGATTGGGCTCCAGGCAACGAAGGCAAGGAATAGAGTATGGGAGATGTCACCTAAAGGAAACCAAGAAACATAAATCATAAAAGAGGATGTGCAAGTTTTACTAAGcgatatttcagaaaatgtgTAACCCCATATCCATGAGTTTCTGATTTACACAAGCGTCTGTGTTTCTAGTTCACATAAGCATGTGTTTATGAATCGAATAAGAATATGACTTCGAATGTTTCCAACTGCACCATatttaatagtaacaaaaatcaTAACATATATCtatgtatctatttttatttttttactagtGCTACATTTTGTCATTCAGAGCCTATGTTTCTTGAATAGACTATCCACAAGAGATTGAACAGTGAACTAGAATCTGGGACAATGAAGTACTATTAGACAACAAATATATAGCAACCTGAAATCATATTATTCTGCTCATAAAtgattttcattttgattaCCTCAATTCTTTCTTATACgtatgatatcactcaaattaccctaaagagtgttagtacttagggatcgaatccacagagactctaggattactcaacagacttaaataattagaaatgaagatagactaaaaggttttaatagttttaaaagcagtaaatgataaatcgaaaacaatAGTGATTCCATAGATTGaattgaagtggtttcaagaaTGGGAAAACAGCTAGATTCAGGTAATTCTCAGGTATGAAATGTATGCACTTAGTTAAGACTAAAGGGTTTGATGGTTTTTGAACTAAACAATGATTTAACCGGATAGGTATTCTTTgctagatctcggatctcaactgtcgtattttgatctcgagagagtgtcgatcgatgtgactcgatgtacatcgaccgatacacctttgtaacgatcgaccgacagaacgatagttgcgtcgatcgatggttattctagcgagctttgcgaatgggtttaacttgttctctaaccttctcagaCCAACTGTCGTTGCGCCTGAGTTGGTTAGATCACGCAAGTGGGTTCAGGAATTGAGGAGAAACGGTTAGTtggactcaattaatcctaagatctaaaatgaaggtgatcaatctcaattttagcattaaattcacaagcaatgaaagaacaatcaaaacaccttttatatagtcatattagcagtaaataatttcaaccatggtgagaaacctaaatctaacaattggtttactcaaacatattcatgagagacaaagtcatgatggtgtgaaataaactcaaatgaaacataaaacacaaataaatagagtaatagaaataaaggagttcaagaacttctctgttttgcagtctcatatctatctctccaatcctaagctctcttaatggtagccaaaatgctcATTTTCCAAACTAGGTCTTTTTGCAAGTGTCTCttagaaatgatacaaaaccctagtacatatagcctaacaggcggctaGGGACTTAAGTTGCAAATAATAGATCTTCtgggaaatgaaatcttttaataTGCGATTTCATTCGTGTGACTGGGCATTGATCGATGCACATGTATGTTTGTCGAATGATGGTAAGTGATTATGATCGACCGATGttgctcttcaagcgtcgatcgattttccttgcgtaaaagcattccaaaatatcccaaaagtatcatttccttccatcaggtgaataaacctgtatttgctttgaaaagactctaaaacatgattaatacatcttaaaacttttatataccatgtataaaaacgggtgaaaatcatggtatatcaactcccccagacttatctTTGGACTTGTCCTCAAGTCCAACCAACGGACAGTCTCTCTGGAAGAGGGTTGAAAACATCAGGGACTCACAAATTTGAAACTTTGAAATTATCACCTCTATAATATTGCATTCCACATCTAAAGTTTCTTCTTACAGATatacattatgcaatatcctagcttagcaaccaaatcatctagccaacaatctTAACTAATCTTATTATCAATCTCCtcaaccaacctcatttctcaatgtaaaaagtataagctttaccttgggggtatcgatcacaggatgcaaggatttcagacaagtatctggaactgcaggtaaaagttagttcctaatctctctctctctaatttctctcttgagtcaaagtctgcttccattgcaggatcagtgaccaagattggacatgcttccatgaatgaaaacttaatggtggttgccaccaagctctgttcacttctttttgacctatatccaagagttctttacgaaagcgagccttgaagattgctgcCTCCAAGTctcgtttcgaactcttttattggagtctttcatgaatcaagccttaatggttttagccaccaagtcctgttcagactcatcctaattaaacaataaatctttttttttaactaatctagggtcgaaattagAGAGAGGAATGTGATATATAattctacacaaggctttaccttccagacttgtctgaagaatctgatcccatgtataccaagccccaagacaagcagtaaAGTCAGGTTAGTGTTGGAGGTTAGCTTTGGTTCTTTCTAACAAGCtagcaagtgtgtatagttgactggttgatccactttagcatctatagtattatctgcaatcagtaaatctaggaTGCTGCTAGaaagtggttagacattcaagtagaaatcattagttcataatccccttcttgactcaataaaattatttttaaaaaaaagttttgataaAAAACTCAAGAAAGTGGTGTTAGTAACTACCACCCCTAGACTTAAATTGCACCGACTCGGTGAAAAGTGCCCAAGGGtaggttaaaatcaagttagaTGTTTGAGAATGTTAGAGTGAAAATGAAGTACCTATCCATactacacatcgatcgatgtaatccgctcaatatcgatcgatgttacaCGCCCAGAATCGGtcgatgtaatcctctccatatcgaTCGCTGGCGAAGCACATAAATTTTGCGTGTGCTTGGAGTCAAACTTGAAGTTCCTTGCCCAATGTTAGCTCTGTTAGACAACCAAgcataagaaataataataagcATCCTCAGACGataaaatataagtttaaaaacataaatcctacaagttcagaaaataaataaacaagttCATAATAGGAAGATAAGAGATTGAGATATGAGGACTAGTCGGTGTCCTCATCAATCGCCTCATCCTCCTCTGGGGAAGGGTCTCTGCGTGCTGCTTCTGGTGCTGGTGCCTGCGCTCCTGTACCTCTCCTGCTCCGACAAGACACTCTAGCCCAGATGGCCTGAACAGCGTCCACCACGAACCTTTGAAAGTCTCCCTGGTCGTGCATAGGGATGTCCGGTATGTTCGGGAAGTCGGGGAGAGGCGGTGCCTGTGCGTCCTCAGCTCTGGTACGGTGAATGCTGGGAGGTCGGCGTGACATGTTCTGGGGGTTGCGGAGGAATGCCTCGTCTGGCATGCATCGAAGCTGCTCCACGCTGTTCCCGAAATCAGTGATCCTCCTATCCGGTAGGGGTAGAAGACGATGCTCATCGCGGATCCTGAAACGCCAGAGTTTCCCTTCCTCGAGCCATAGCGAGTGCACCAAGTGCTGCTCATCGAGGAAGGCGTGGTCGCGGTCGGCAGAGCGAGGGTCGAGGCGGATGCCGAGGTGCTGGAAAATCGGGGTCAGAAGACTCCCAActgtctccttcttcttcttacccTTGCTGGTGAAGGGCTTCTTCTTCAACTCCACCAAGTGCGCGGCAAAGACAGCTCCAAGGTTTGGCTGGCTTACTTCGCCGTCCTCGCCCAACTCAACCAAATCCACCACGCCATTCATTGCGCAGAAAAGTAATGTGAGCTCCTTTATCCTGACCTTGTTGGGCTCCATCTTGCAAACCAGTGTGTTTGCAAGGAGCCGTAGGAAGTAGCGAAGTGCAGGATGGCGGATGTCTGATAGCACGGCCCGGTTTGTGTCCCAAACTCATGTGCCGACGATGTCCCAGAATCACTCGAGGTGTGGGAAAGGTGGGACCATGTAGGAGGCGATGCTCTCATCGAAACCGTAGAGCTCGGTGATAGTGATCCTGTAGCGTGTCCCTTTGGCGAAGAAGGTCAAAGTACCGTCTCCCGCTACCCTCGCTGATGAAGTCCTGTAGGTGACCTCGACAGTGGCCATGAACTGGTGGACGAGATCGGGGTAGGGGTCGTAAGCGCGAGAGGGCATGGTACCGAGTCTGAGCTGTGTGATCATGTCATGAATATCGCCCTAGATCCCGAGCTTCTTTAGGATGCGTCGGTCGAGGAATTTGGTGGGCTCGATAGAGACTCccagccaagcattgtagaagaGGCTGTTGTAGTCGTCCCAGTTGTCGGACATGGGACGCTGACGACACTCGTTGCTGTTGATCGTTGCCTTAGGATCATCATAGCCCGGGACATCGAAGGGTGTGTTTTTGGTGCGAGGCCATGGAGGACGCTGTGGGTTGGAGGAGCTGCTAGTCTCGTTGAACCTCCTTTTCGACCTGAGTTCTCTGTTTCGTGCGTTTGTTTCTGAACTGCTCATCTGAaaccaagaagaaaagaaagttaGCATTGTCGATAAAaggtagtatcgatcgatgggttatacagaacatcgatcgatattgtcgtGTCGGAACAATCGGACAAGAGAGCATCGGTCGATGCGAACGAGTTCATATCGACCGATGTCGAATCGCGAAACCTGCAACATCACTCAACTCTAAATCGCGTTTATACGAATCAAAAGGCATAGAAATCACAAACCGAACTCTAGATAAGCAATATGAACTACAAAAACATCTCTCAATCACACTAAATCAAGCGTTCTAGTCCAACTCAAaatgaaaaccctaattttttgaaaaattgaaaatttcgaGTGCATACCTTGAATGATGATTTCGGGAGTGGATTTAACAGTTTCAGAGTGAAAAATCGAGTGGATTTAGGCGAAAAACGGACGAAATCCGTCAAGAATCGAGAGAGAAAagggttgtttttgttttcggttTCGGTTGTGAATGAGGAAGAGGAATGGGCCGATATCGAGTGAAATAAGTATTTTAACCATCGATATgcccgcatcgatcgatggcagtaatgccttgtcgatcgatgtcctcttCTTAAAGACAaatctttatttctaaatt is a genomic window of Brassica napus cultivar Da-Ae chromosome A2, Da-Ae, whole genome shotgun sequence containing:
- the LOC106359303 gene encoding putative lipid-binding protein AIR1; this encodes MCLSVFLVHKQVAPRTSLALFLFLNLLFFTYTSAQGTCPRNSLQIGACTNMLNAIDLTLGNPPPPVPRCCSLIAGFADLEAAVCLCTVLDVNVLSINVHLPIDISALFNACSRFAPPSFLCP